Proteins from a genomic interval of Benincasa hispida cultivar B227 chromosome 7, ASM972705v1, whole genome shotgun sequence:
- the LOC120081859 gene encoding transcription factor DIVARICATA-like isoform X2 has translation METLYPSSHLSSSSWFVLDNPSTKWTKEENKMFERALAIYDKETPDRWFKVAAMIPGKTVGDVIKQYRELEEDVCEIEAGRFPIPGYDFASSFSFEFVDDRNFDVYRRKSSVGRGSDHERKKGVPWTEEEHKQFLRGLLKYGKGDWRNISRNFVNSKTPTQVASHAQKYFMRQLSGGKDKRRPSIHDITTVNLTEATASENEKLSSMDQLSKLPSLQKASCYQKLLFDWNQSSDGGLLGLGSNFGDHLVSFPSGIAANGIKNEQDQELNNAYYGTYTKPHKSIFQFEPSRHQIYG, from the exons ATGGAAACTCTGTATCCATCTTCACATCTCTCGAGCTCTTCCTGGTTTGTGCTTGATAATCCAAGTACAAAGTGGACTAAGGAAGAGAACAAGATGTTTGAGAGGGCTCTTGCTATATATGATAAAGAAACACCTGATAGATGGTTCAAAGTAGCTGCAATGATCCCTGGAAAAACTGTGGGGGATGTGATTAAGCAATATAGAGAGCTTGAAGAAGATGTTTGTGAAATAGAAGCTGGGAGATTCCCAATCCCAGGTTATGATTTTGcgtcttctttttcatttgagttTGTTGATGATCGAAATTTCGATGTGTATAGAAGGAAATCTTCTGTTGGTAGGGGCTCTGATCATGAAAGGAAGAAAGGAGTTCCATGGACAGAGGAAGAACACAA GCAATTTCTAAGGGGACTTTTGAAGTATGGAAAAGGTGATTGGAGAAACATCTCAAGAAACTTCGTGAACTCCAAGACTCCTACTCAAGTGGCAAGCCATGCTCAAAAATACTTCATGAGGCAGCTTTCAGGAGGCAAAGACAAGAGAAGGCCAAGCATCCATGATATCACTACTGTTAATCTCACAGAGGCCACAGCATCAGAGAATGAGAAGTTATCTTCAATGGATCAGCTTTCCAAGCTTCCTTCACTGCAGAAGGCATCCTGCTATCAAAAGCTTTTGTTCGATTGGAACCAATCCAGCGATGGGGGGCTGCTTGGTTTAGGATCTAATTTTGGTGATCATCTTGTGTCGTTCCCATCTGGGATTGCTGCAAATGGAATAAAGAATGAGCAAGATCAAGAACTGAACAATGCATATTATGGAACTTACACCAAACCTCACAAATCCATATTTCAATTTGAACCCTCAAGACATCAAATTTACGGATGA
- the LOC120081859 gene encoding transcription factor DIVARICATA-like isoform X1 → METLYPSSHLSSSSWFVLDNPSTKWTKEENKMFERALAIYDKETPDRWFKVAAMIPGKTVGDVIKQYRELEEDVCEIEAGRFPIPGYDFASSFSFEFVDDRNFDVYRRKSSVGRGSDHERKKGVPWTEEEHKVFLQWKLFIYRQFLRGLLKYGKGDWRNISRNFVNSKTPTQVASHAQKYFMRQLSGGKDKRRPSIHDITTVNLTEATASENEKLSSMDQLSKLPSLQKASCYQKLLFDWNQSSDGGLLGLGSNFGDHLVSFPSGIAANGIKNEQDQELNNAYYGTYTKPHKSIFQFEPSRHQIYG, encoded by the exons ATGGAAACTCTGTATCCATCTTCACATCTCTCGAGCTCTTCCTGGTTTGTGCTTGATAATCCAAGTACAAAGTGGACTAAGGAAGAGAACAAGATGTTTGAGAGGGCTCTTGCTATATATGATAAAGAAACACCTGATAGATGGTTCAAAGTAGCTGCAATGATCCCTGGAAAAACTGTGGGGGATGTGATTAAGCAATATAGAGAGCTTGAAGAAGATGTTTGTGAAATAGAAGCTGGGAGATTCCCAATCCCAGGTTATGATTTTGcgtcttctttttcatttgagttTGTTGATGATCGAAATTTCGATGTGTATAGAAGGAAATCTTCTGTTGGTAGGGGCTCTGATCATGAAAGGAAGAAAGGAGTTCCATGGACAGAGGAAGAACACAA GGTGTTCCTGCAATGGAAATTATTTATCTATAGGCAATTTCTAAGGGGACTTTTGAAGTATGGAAAAGGTGATTGGAGAAACATCTCAAGAAACTTCGTGAACTCCAAGACTCCTACTCAAGTGGCAAGCCATGCTCAAAAATACTTCATGAGGCAGCTTTCAGGAGGCAAAGACAAGAGAAGGCCAAGCATCCATGATATCACTACTGTTAATCTCACAGAGGCCACAGCATCAGAGAATGAGAAGTTATCTTCAATGGATCAGCTTTCCAAGCTTCCTTCACTGCAGAAGGCATCCTGCTATCAAAAGCTTTTGTTCGATTGGAACCAATCCAGCGATGGGGGGCTGCTTGGTTTAGGATCTAATTTTGGTGATCATCTTGTGTCGTTCCCATCTGGGATTGCTGCAAATGGAATAAAGAATGAGCAAGATCAAGAACTGAACAATGCATATTATGGAACTTACACCAAACCTCACAAATCCATATTTCAATTTGAACCCTCAAGACATCAAATTTACGGATGA